The Haloplanus sp. CK5-1 genome contains a region encoding:
- a CDS encoding AarF/ABC1/UbiB kinase family protein yields MVTLVNLRAYWRFVRVVHQFLPLLFAYARDRRRYLLFGGPRSVDPETQRERADRLLNSLLTLGPTFIKLGQLLSTRPDILPPAYIEVLTSLQDDVPPAPWEETKPVLEEDVGPVDEVFDDFERDAISGASLGQVYRATYDDEPVAIKVRRPGIEPLVEADLRAVGWVLPILLRFTDEARRFSLSNLADEFSNTIREEMDYGRERRMLNEIRGNFEDNDRIRIPAGVDDLSGERVLVMEYIGGTKINDVDTLDEKGLDRTDLAESLQRIYLQMIIEDGVFHADPHPGNLSVDDDGAIIFYDFGMSGRVDAFFQEKIVDFYIAVANQDIDGILDAMVEMGTLSPEADRQVMGNVMELAIADVRGEDLEQYRVQQVIQQVEDTIYEFPLRLPRNFALILRVATVVEGVCVTLDPDFDFISVATDYLTEQGYREEGVRQAVESAGDQLEETARSLVTVPPKLDDVLDRVKREDLTVQVQLDDEHDVLDQLAKRIAYSILAAVGVLSTAILYSFNETPEAAVVAAVITVPVGALLYRSLRRKRGVTARPQFTRQEMRRRREE; encoded by the coding sequence GTGGTCACGCTGGTCAATCTCCGTGCGTACTGGCGGTTCGTCCGGGTCGTACACCAGTTCCTCCCGCTCCTGTTCGCGTACGCCCGCGACCGACGACGCTACCTCCTGTTCGGCGGGCCCCGGAGCGTCGATCCGGAGACACAGCGGGAGCGGGCCGACCGGCTACTGAACTCGCTTCTGACTCTCGGGCCGACGTTCATCAAACTCGGGCAACTGCTGTCGACGAGGCCGGACATCCTCCCGCCGGCGTACATCGAAGTCCTGACCTCGCTGCAGGACGACGTGCCGCCGGCCCCGTGGGAGGAGACGAAGCCGGTCCTCGAGGAGGATGTCGGCCCGGTCGACGAGGTGTTCGACGACTTCGAACGCGACGCCATCAGCGGTGCCAGCCTCGGGCAGGTGTACCGCGCGACCTACGACGACGAACCGGTGGCGATCAAGGTCCGACGACCGGGGATCGAACCCCTCGTCGAGGCCGACCTGCGGGCGGTCGGGTGGGTTCTGCCGATCCTCCTGCGCTTTACCGACGAGGCGCGCCGGTTCTCGCTGTCGAACCTCGCCGACGAGTTCTCGAACACGATCAGAGAGGAGATGGACTACGGCCGCGAGCGGCGGATGCTCAACGAGATCCGGGGAAATTTCGAGGACAACGACCGGATCCGCATCCCGGCGGGGGTCGACGACCTCTCGGGCGAACGCGTCCTCGTCATGGAGTACATCGGTGGCACCAAGATCAACGACGTCGACACGCTCGACGAGAAGGGGTTGGACCGGACCGACCTCGCCGAGAGCCTCCAGCGGATCTACCTCCAGATGATCATCGAGGACGGCGTCTTCCACGCCGACCCGCATCCGGGCAACCTGTCGGTCGACGACGACGGGGCGATCATCTTCTACGACTTCGGCATGAGCGGGCGGGTGGACGCCTTCTTCCAGGAGAAGATCGTCGATTTCTACATCGCCGTCGCCAACCAGGACATCGACGGCATCCTCGACGCGATGGTGGAGATGGGGACGCTCAGCCCCGAGGCCGACCGCCAAGTGATGGGCAACGTGATGGAACTCGCCATCGCGGACGTGCGCGGCGAGGACCTCGAACAGTACCGCGTCCAGCAGGTCATCCAGCAGGTCGAGGACACCATCTACGAGTTCCCCCTCCGCCTGCCACGGAACTTCGCGCTCATCCTGCGGGTGGCGACGGTCGTCGAGGGGGTGTGTGTCACCCTCGACCCCGACTTCGACTTCATCAGCGTCGCGACCGACTACCTCACCGAACAGGGGTACCGCGAGGAGGGCGTCCGGCAGGCCGTCGAGTCGGCGGGCGACCAACTGGAGGAAACGGCGCGGTCGCTGGTGACCGTCCCCCCGAAACTCGACGACGTCCTCGACCGGGTCAAGCGCGAGGACCTCACGGTGCAGGTCCAACTCGACGACGAACACGACGTCTTGGACCAACTCGCGAAACGAATCGCCTACAGCATCCTCGCCGCGGTCGGGGTGCTCTCGACGGCCATCCTCTACTCGTTCAACGAGACGCCGGAGGCGGCGGTCGTCGCCGCGGTCATAACGGTCCCGGTCGGGGCCCTGCTCTACCGGTCGCTCCGGCGCAAGCGCGGCGTCACGGCGCGACCGCAGTTCACGAGACAGGAGATGCGGCGGCGGCGGGAGGAGTGA
- a CDS encoding translation initiation factor IF-5A yields the protein MSRQQTQVRELQEGSYVMMDDAPCKINSYSTAKPGKHGSAKARIEGKGVFDGRKRSLSQPVDAKVWVPIIERKGGQVVSVSGDDAQIMDLDTYETFTMRVPEDESLSPDDEIEYLEYEGQRKIV from the coding sequence ATGTCCAGACAACAGACGCAAGTGCGGGAACTACAGGAGGGGAGCTACGTCATGATGGACGACGCTCCGTGTAAGATCAACAGTTACAGCACGGCCAAGCCGGGCAAACACGGTAGCGCCAAGGCACGCATCGAGGGGAAGGGCGTCTTCGACGGCAGGAAGCGCTCGCTCAGCCAGCCGGTCGACGCGAAGGTGTGGGTGCCGATCATCGAGCGCAAGGGCGGTCAGGTCGTCTCCGTCTCCGGGGACGACGCCCAAATCATGGACCTCGACACCTACGAGACGTTCACGATGCGCGTGCCGGAAGACGAGAGCCTGTCGCCCGACGACGAGATCGAGTACCTGGAGTACGAGGGCCAGCGGAAGATCGTGTAG
- the speB gene encoding agmatinase produces the protein MFPGATADRESADYVVVGAPLDVSTTFQPGTRFGPDRIRRFAASFEDYDHRTDRHFSDLAVHDAGDVHAWTDAADYVDFLAGTLGDVVDDDAVPLLLGGEHTVTVAGVRAVDPDLFVCLDAHLDLRAEFDGDPWSHACVTRRALDTADHAVIVGARSGGESEWERASAGDVTVLGVDEVAATGGAAVVGAAAEAADDLASATAYLSVDVDVADPAVAPGTGTMEPGGLSARTLLDVVRGVTPLVDGADVVEVNDRDDGQAAALGGKLLREFVFAHADAGDDRDH, from the coding sequence ATGTTCCCCGGTGCGACCGCCGACCGCGAGTCGGCCGACTACGTGGTCGTCGGCGCACCGCTCGACGTCTCGACTACCTTTCAACCCGGGACCCGGTTCGGCCCCGATCGGATCCGGCGCTTCGCGGCGTCGTTCGAGGACTACGATCACCGAACCGACCGGCACTTTTCCGATCTCGCCGTCCACGACGCCGGCGACGTCCACGCCTGGACCGACGCCGCCGACTACGTCGACTTCCTCGCGGGCACCCTCGGCGACGTCGTCGACGACGACGCCGTCCCCCTCCTGTTGGGCGGCGAACACACCGTCACCGTCGCCGGAGTCCGGGCGGTCGATCCGGACCTCTTCGTCTGTCTCGACGCCCACCTCGACCTCAGAGCGGAGTTCGACGGCGATCCGTGGAGCCACGCTTGCGTGACCCGCCGAGCGCTCGACACGGCCGATCACGCCGTGATCGTCGGGGCGCGAAGCGGGGGCGAGAGCGAGTGGGAGCGGGCGAGCGCCGGGGACGTGACCGTCCTCGGCGTCGACGAGGTGGCCGCCACCGGTGGCGCGGCCGTCGTCGGCGCGGCCGCCGAAGCCGCCGACGACCTCGCGAGCGCGACGGCGTACCTGAGCGTCGACGTCGACGTCGCGGATCCAGCTGTCGCCCCGGGGACGGGCACGATGGAGCCCGGCGGACTCTCGGCTCGAACCCTCCTCGACGTCGTCCGGGGCGTCACGCCGCTGGTCGACGGGGCGGACGTGGTCGAAGTGAACGACCGAGACGACGGCCAAGCGGCGGCGCTGGGCGGGAAACTCCTCCGGGAGTTCGTCTTCGCACACGCCGACGCCGGCGACGACCGGGATCACTAG
- a CDS encoding Nif3-like dinuclear metal center hexameric protein, whose amino-acid sequence MDRTEFVDRLDERLRTDDYADLDASANGLQVGRAVGEVDRAALAVDAADATIREAVDRDADVLVVHHGLAWGGFDRLTGLDYDRIEPLVANDVALYVSHLPLDGHQELGNAAGVADVLDLNDREPFGTLGPEYVGMRGRTADHYTVDDLSGLLDRELDTETRALDFGPERIETIGIVTGSGVDWIGEADDRGLDALVTGEGKQKAYHEARDRGINVFLAGHYATETFGVRALGELIEGWGVETTYVDHPTGL is encoded by the coding sequence ATGGACCGCACCGAGTTCGTCGACCGGCTGGACGAGCGGCTTCGTACCGACGACTACGCCGACCTAGACGCGAGCGCGAACGGCCTCCAAGTCGGGCGGGCGGTGGGCGAGGTTGATCGGGCCGCCCTCGCCGTCGACGCCGCGGACGCGACGATCCGCGAGGCGGTCGACCGAGACGCCGACGTACTGGTCGTCCACCACGGCCTCGCGTGGGGAGGGTTCGACCGCCTGACTGGGCTCGACTACGACCGGATCGAACCGCTCGTCGCAAACGACGTGGCGCTGTACGTCTCGCACCTCCCCCTCGACGGCCACCAGGAACTCGGCAACGCGGCGGGGGTCGCGGACGTCCTCGACCTCAACGACCGCGAGCCCTTCGGGACGCTGGGCCCCGAGTACGTCGGCATGCGGGGACGGACGGCCGATCACTACACCGTCGACGATCTGTCCGGACTGTTGGACCGCGAACTCGACACCGAGACGCGGGCGCTCGACTTCGGCCCCGAGCGGATCGAGACGATCGGAATCGTCACCGGGAGCGGCGTCGACTGGATCGGGGAGGCCGACGATCGGGGACTCGACGCCCTCGTCACGGGCGAGGGGAAACAGAAGGCGTACCACGAGGCCCGTGATCGCGGGATCAACGTCTTCCTCGCGGGGCACTACGCCACCGAGACGTTCGGGGTGCGGGCGCTCGGCGAGTTGATCGAGGGGTGGGGCGTGGAGACGACGTACGTCGACCATCCGACCGGGTTGTGA
- a CDS encoding deoxyhypusine synthase, whose product MTDDETREEFHEDPLEHTEVWAGMSVGDLATEYGKAGIGAKDMGHAVDVYAEMLNRDDVTNFFGLAGAMVPGGMRSVVADLIRDGHIDVLVTTGANLTHDAIEAIGGHHHHGRTGEDGREREHDERLRDEGVDRIYNVYLPQEHFTLFEEHLRDDVFPEFDGPVAISEFTRELGRANRAANRERGLDADAGIAAAAYANDVPVFVPAIQDSVLGIQAWMHSQVSAFTFDALADLTNITDVAFDAKKAGATVVGGGVPKNFVLQTMLTVPEAYDYGVQLTADPASTGGLSGATLDEARSWGKLEKSARNATVLGDATITLPLLVAAARDRIE is encoded by the coding sequence ATGACCGACGACGAGACCCGCGAGGAGTTTCACGAGGATCCGCTGGAGCACACCGAGGTGTGGGCCGGCATGAGCGTCGGCGACCTGGCGACCGAGTACGGCAAGGCGGGCATCGGCGCGAAGGACATGGGCCACGCCGTCGACGTGTACGCCGAGATGCTCAACCGGGACGACGTGACCAACTTCTTCGGACTCGCGGGCGCGATGGTGCCCGGCGGGATGCGGTCGGTCGTGGCGGACCTGATCCGCGACGGCCACATCGACGTCCTCGTCACGACGGGAGCGAACCTGACCCACGACGCCATCGAGGCCATCGGTGGCCACCATCACCACGGTCGGACCGGCGAGGACGGGCGGGAGCGCGAACACGACGAGCGACTCCGAGACGAGGGGGTCGACCGCATCTACAACGTCTACCTGCCCCAGGAACACTTCACGCTGTTCGAAGAGCACCTCCGGGACGACGTCTTTCCCGAGTTCGACGGTCCGGTCGCCATCAGCGAGTTCACGCGGGAACTCGGGCGCGCGAACCGGGCGGCGAACCGCGAACGCGGACTCGACGCCGACGCCGGCATCGCCGCCGCTGCGTACGCGAACGACGTCCCCGTGTTCGTTCCTGCGATCCAAGACTCCGTACTGGGGATCCAGGCGTGGATGCACTCGCAGGTCTCCGCGTTCACCTTCGACGCCCTCGCCGACCTGACGAACATCACCGACGTGGCGTTCGACGCCAAGAAGGCGGGGGCGACGGTCGTCGGCGGCGGCGTCCCGAAGAACTTCGTCCTGCAGACGATGCTGACGGTCCCCGAGGCGTACGACTACGGCGTCCAACTCACCGCCGATCCCGCCTCGACCGGCGGCCTCTCCGGGGCGACGCTCGACGAGGCGCGGTCGTGGGGGAAGCTAGAGAAGTCGGCGCGAAACGCCACCGTGTTGGGCGACGCCACCATCACCCTCCCCCTGCTCGTCGCCGCGGCACGCGACCGGATCGAGTAG